A genome region from Gouania willdenowi chromosome 9, fGouWil2.1, whole genome shotgun sequence includes the following:
- the ido1 gene encoding indoleamine 2,3-dioxygenase 1 isoform X3, producing MEESLPCVSSMASAETLFEVPFSLNSYHVSEKLGFVLPDPLEELPPYYQPWMDIALRVPELVHSHELRSHINKMPLLSSKFLQRHRELRLAHLALGMMTMGYVWQEGENDTVDILPCSLAVPYWEVSQRLGLPPILTHADAVLANWKKKDPEGPFSMENLELLVTLPGGESVWGFFMVTLLVELAAVPALKNIPVVINGVRNGDAEMVALALERIAESIEEMNDALKLMHVYVEPSVFYGVMRIYLSGWKDNPTMPHGLIYEGVQMEPMEFSGGSAAQSSLLHCFDELLGVKHEENSGAFLTRMRNYMLPAHKQLIQDLSLQPSLRAFVQQQASNPLKEAFHLCVTKLLALRSYHINVVSRFITVQASLARQMQVQSQRSKAGEMISKAPKALEERGTGGSSIMTFLKTVRDHTKDACLSETMKEIKH from the exons ATGGAGGAATCACTGCCGTGTGTTTCCTCGATGGCTTCTGCTGAGACACTCTTTGAGGTTCCATTCTCTCTCAACTCTTACCATGTGTCGGAAAAACTCGGCTTCGTCCTTCCCGACCCTCTG GAAGAACTTCCTCCTTACTACCAGCCATGGATGGATATTGCCCTGCGAGTCCCAGAGCTAGTGCATTCTCATGAGTTACGTTCCCACATTAACAAG ATGCCGTTGCTGAGCAGCAAGTTTCTGCAGAGACACAGAGAGTTACGGCTAGCTCACCTGGCCCTCGGTATGATGACCATGGGTTACGTCTGGCAGGAGGGAGAGAACGACACCGTTGAT ATCCTGCCATGTAGCCTGGCTGTTCCCTACTGGGAGGTCTCCCAGCGTTTAGGACTTCCTCCAATTCTTACCCATGCAGATGCAGTGCTGGCTAACTGGAAGAAGAAGGATCCAGAGGG GCCTTTCAGCATGGA GAACCTAGAGCTGCTGGTCACTCTACCAGGAGGGGAGAGTGTTTGGGGATTCTTCATGGTCACTCTGTTGGTGGAGTTGGCTGCAGTTCCTGCACTGAAG AACATTCCTGTTGTGATCAATGGTGTCAGGAATGGTGATGCAGAGATGGTTGCTTTAGCTCTGGAGCGTATCGCCGAGTCTATAGAGGAAATGAACGATGCTCTCAAACTGATGCATG TGTACGTGGAGCCTTCAGTCTTCTATGGGGTCATGAGGATCTACCTGTCTGG GTGGAAAGACAACCCTACTATGCCTCATGGCCTGATTTATGAAGGAGTCCAGATGGAGCCGATGGAGTTCTCAGGCGGTAGCGCTGCACAGAGCAGTCTGCTGCACTGCTTCGATGAACTTCTGGGTGTCAAGCATGAAGAAAATAGTG GTGCTTTTCTAACTCGAATGAGGAACTACATGCTACCTGCTCACAAGCAGCTGATCCAGGACCTGTCTTTACAACCCTCCTTGAGGGCCTTCGTCCAGCAGCAGGCCAGCAATCCTCTGAAGGAGGCGTTTCATCTTTGTGTCACCAAGTTGCTGGCTTTGCGCAGTTACCACATCAATGTTGTCAGTCGCTTCATCACAGTACAAGCTTCCCTTGCCCGACAGATGCAAGTCCAAAGCCAGAGATCTAAAGCAGGGGAGATGATCAGTAAAGCACCCAAAGCACTAGAGGAGCGAGGCACAGGAGGCTCCAGTATCATGACCTTCCTAAAAACTGTAAGAGACCACACTAAAGATGCCTGTTTGTCTGAGACAATGAAAGAAATAAAGCACTAA
- the ido1 gene encoding indoleamine 2,3-dioxygenase 1 isoform X5, with product MEESLPCVSSMASAETLFEVPFSLNSYHVSEKLGFVLPDPLEELPPYYQPWMDIALRVPELVHSHELRSHINKMPLLSSKFLQRHRELRLAHLALGMMTMGYVWQEGENDTVDILPCSLAVPYWEVSQRLGLPPILTHADAVLANWKKKDPEGNLELLVTLPGGESVWGFFMVTLLVELAAVPALKNIPVVINGVRNGDAEMVALALERIAESIEEMNDALKLMHVYVEPSVFYGVMRIYLSGWKDNPTMPHGLIYEGVQMEPMEFSGGSAAQSSLLHCFDELLGVKHEENSGAFLTRMRNYMLPAHKQLIQDLSLQPSLRAFVQQQASNPLKEAFHLCVTKLLALRSYHINVVSRFITVQASLARQMQVQSQRSKAGEMISKAPKALEERGTGGSSIMTFLKTVRDHTKDACLSETMKEIKH from the exons ATGGAGGAATCACTGCCGTGTGTTTCCTCGATGGCTTCTGCTGAGACACTCTTTGAGGTTCCATTCTCTCTCAACTCTTACCATGTGTCGGAAAAACTCGGCTTCGTCCTTCCCGACCCTCTG GAAGAACTTCCTCCTTACTACCAGCCATGGATGGATATTGCCCTGCGAGTCCCAGAGCTAGTGCATTCTCATGAGTTACGTTCCCACATTAACAAG ATGCCGTTGCTGAGCAGCAAGTTTCTGCAGAGACACAGAGAGTTACGGCTAGCTCACCTGGCCCTCGGTATGATGACCATGGGTTACGTCTGGCAGGAGGGAGAGAACGACACCGTTGAT ATCCTGCCATGTAGCCTGGCTGTTCCCTACTGGGAGGTCTCCCAGCGTTTAGGACTTCCTCCAATTCTTACCCATGCAGATGCAGTGCTGGCTAACTGGAAGAAGAAGGATCCAGAGGG GAACCTAGAGCTGCTGGTCACTCTACCAGGAGGGGAGAGTGTTTGGGGATTCTTCATGGTCACTCTGTTGGTGGAGTTGGCTGCAGTTCCTGCACTGAAG AACATTCCTGTTGTGATCAATGGTGTCAGGAATGGTGATGCAGAGATGGTTGCTTTAGCTCTGGAGCGTATCGCCGAGTCTATAGAGGAAATGAACGATGCTCTCAAACTGATGCATG TGTACGTGGAGCCTTCAGTCTTCTATGGGGTCATGAGGATCTACCTGTCTGG GTGGAAAGACAACCCTACTATGCCTCATGGCCTGATTTATGAAGGAGTCCAGATGGAGCCGATGGAGTTCTCAGGCGGTAGCGCTGCACAGAGCAGTCTGCTGCACTGCTTCGATGAACTTCTGGGTGTCAAGCATGAAGAAAATAGTG GTGCTTTTCTAACTCGAATGAGGAACTACATGCTACCTGCTCACAAGCAGCTGATCCAGGACCTGTCTTTACAACCCTCCTTGAGGGCCTTCGTCCAGCAGCAGGCCAGCAATCCTCTGAAGGAGGCGTTTCATCTTTGTGTCACCAAGTTGCTGGCTTTGCGCAGTTACCACATCAATGTTGTCAGTCGCTTCATCACAGTACAAGCTTCCCTTGCCCGACAGATGCAAGTCCAAAGCCAGAGATCTAAAGCAGGGGAGATGATCAGTAAAGCACCCAAAGCACTAGAGGAGCGAGGCACAGGAGGCTCCAGTATCATGACCTTCCTAAAAACTGTAAGAGACCACACTAAAGATGCCTGTTTGTCTGAGACAATGAAAGAAATAAAGCACTAA
- the ido1 gene encoding indoleamine 2,3-dioxygenase 1 isoform X1, with the protein MEESLPCVSSMASAETLFEVPFSLNSYHVSEKLGFVLPDPLEELPPYYQPWMDIALRVPELVHSHELRSHINKMPLLSSKFLQRHRELRLAHLALGMMTMGYVWQEGENDTVDILPCSLAVPYWEVSQRLGLPPILTHADAVLANWKKKDPEGPFSMENLELLVTLPGGESVWGFFMVTLLVELAAVPALKNIPVVINGVRNGDAEMVALALERIAESIEEMNDALKLMHGDSDIVTECYTFCHQKSMLIIVFIPSVRGAFSLLWGHEDLPVWVLTWKDNPTMPHGLIYEGVQMEPMEFSGGSAAQSSLLHCFDELLGVKHEENSGAFLTRMRNYMLPAHKQLIQDLSLQPSLRAFVQQQASNPLKEAFHLCVTKLLALRSYHINVVSRFITVQASLARQMQVQSQRSKAGEMISKAPKALEERGTGGSSIMTFLKTVRDHTKDACLSETMKEIKH; encoded by the exons ATGGAGGAATCACTGCCGTGTGTTTCCTCGATGGCTTCTGCTGAGACACTCTTTGAGGTTCCATTCTCTCTCAACTCTTACCATGTGTCGGAAAAACTCGGCTTCGTCCTTCCCGACCCTCTG GAAGAACTTCCTCCTTACTACCAGCCATGGATGGATATTGCCCTGCGAGTCCCAGAGCTAGTGCATTCTCATGAGTTACGTTCCCACATTAACAAG ATGCCGTTGCTGAGCAGCAAGTTTCTGCAGAGACACAGAGAGTTACGGCTAGCTCACCTGGCCCTCGGTATGATGACCATGGGTTACGTCTGGCAGGAGGGAGAGAACGACACCGTTGAT ATCCTGCCATGTAGCCTGGCTGTTCCCTACTGGGAGGTCTCCCAGCGTTTAGGACTTCCTCCAATTCTTACCCATGCAGATGCAGTGCTGGCTAACTGGAAGAAGAAGGATCCAGAGGG GCCTTTCAGCATGGA GAACCTAGAGCTGCTGGTCACTCTACCAGGAGGGGAGAGTGTTTGGGGATTCTTCATGGTCACTCTGTTGGTGGAGTTGGCTGCAGTTCCTGCACTGAAG AACATTCCTGTTGTGATCAATGGTGTCAGGAATGGTGATGCAGAGATGGTTGCTTTAGCTCTGGAGCGTATCGCCGAGTCTATAGAGGAAATGAACGATGCTCTCAAACTGATGCATGGTGACTCAGACATAGTTACTGAATGTTATACATTTTGTCATCAGAAAAGTAtgttgattattgtttttatccCAAGTGTACGTGGAGCCTTCAGTCTTCTATGGGGTCATGAGGATCTACCTGTCTGGGTACTGAC GTGGAAAGACAACCCTACTATGCCTCATGGCCTGATTTATGAAGGAGTCCAGATGGAGCCGATGGAGTTCTCAGGCGGTAGCGCTGCACAGAGCAGTCTGCTGCACTGCTTCGATGAACTTCTGGGTGTCAAGCATGAAGAAAATAGTG GTGCTTTTCTAACTCGAATGAGGAACTACATGCTACCTGCTCACAAGCAGCTGATCCAGGACCTGTCTTTACAACCCTCCTTGAGGGCCTTCGTCCAGCAGCAGGCCAGCAATCCTCTGAAGGAGGCGTTTCATCTTTGTGTCACCAAGTTGCTGGCTTTGCGCAGTTACCACATCAATGTTGTCAGTCGCTTCATCACAGTACAAGCTTCCCTTGCCCGACAGATGCAAGTCCAAAGCCAGAGATCTAAAGCAGGGGAGATGATCAGTAAAGCACCCAAAGCACTAGAGGAGCGAGGCACAGGAGGCTCCAGTATCATGACCTTCCTAAAAACTGTAAGAGACCACACTAAAGATGCCTGTTTGTCTGAGACAATGAAAGAAATAAAGCACTAA
- the ido1 gene encoding indoleamine 2,3-dioxygenase 1 isoform X4, whose amino-acid sequence MEESLPCVSSMASAETLFEVPFSLNSYHVSEKLGFVLPDPLMPLLSSKFLQRHRELRLAHLALGMMTMGYVWQEGENDTVDILPCSLAVPYWEVSQRLGLPPILTHADAVLANWKKKDPEGPFSMENLELLVTLPGGESVWGFFMVTLLVELAAVPALKNIPVVINGVRNGDAEMVALALERIAESIEEMNDALKLMHGDSDIVTECYTFCHQKSMLIIVFIPSVRGAFSLLWGHEDLPVWVLTWKDNPTMPHGLIYEGVQMEPMEFSGGSAAQSSLLHCFDELLGVKHEENSGAFLTRMRNYMLPAHKQLIQDLSLQPSLRAFVQQQASNPLKEAFHLCVTKLLALRSYHINVVSRFITVQASLARQMQVQSQRSKAGEMISKAPKALEERGTGGSSIMTFLKTVRDHTKDACLSETMKEIKH is encoded by the exons ATGGAGGAATCACTGCCGTGTGTTTCCTCGATGGCTTCTGCTGAGACACTCTTTGAGGTTCCATTCTCTCTCAACTCTTACCATGTGTCGGAAAAACTCGGCTTCGTCCTTCCCGACCCTCTG ATGCCGTTGCTGAGCAGCAAGTTTCTGCAGAGACACAGAGAGTTACGGCTAGCTCACCTGGCCCTCGGTATGATGACCATGGGTTACGTCTGGCAGGAGGGAGAGAACGACACCGTTGAT ATCCTGCCATGTAGCCTGGCTGTTCCCTACTGGGAGGTCTCCCAGCGTTTAGGACTTCCTCCAATTCTTACCCATGCAGATGCAGTGCTGGCTAACTGGAAGAAGAAGGATCCAGAGGG GCCTTTCAGCATGGA GAACCTAGAGCTGCTGGTCACTCTACCAGGAGGGGAGAGTGTTTGGGGATTCTTCATGGTCACTCTGTTGGTGGAGTTGGCTGCAGTTCCTGCACTGAAG AACATTCCTGTTGTGATCAATGGTGTCAGGAATGGTGATGCAGAGATGGTTGCTTTAGCTCTGGAGCGTATCGCCGAGTCTATAGAGGAAATGAACGATGCTCTCAAACTGATGCATGGTGACTCAGACATAGTTACTGAATGTTATACATTTTGTCATCAGAAAAGTAtgttgattattgtttttatccCAAGTGTACGTGGAGCCTTCAGTCTTCTATGGGGTCATGAGGATCTACCTGTCTGGGTACTGAC GTGGAAAGACAACCCTACTATGCCTCATGGCCTGATTTATGAAGGAGTCCAGATGGAGCCGATGGAGTTCTCAGGCGGTAGCGCTGCACAGAGCAGTCTGCTGCACTGCTTCGATGAACTTCTGGGTGTCAAGCATGAAGAAAATAGTG GTGCTTTTCTAACTCGAATGAGGAACTACATGCTACCTGCTCACAAGCAGCTGATCCAGGACCTGTCTTTACAACCCTCCTTGAGGGCCTTCGTCCAGCAGCAGGCCAGCAATCCTCTGAAGGAGGCGTTTCATCTTTGTGTCACCAAGTTGCTGGCTTTGCGCAGTTACCACATCAATGTTGTCAGTCGCTTCATCACAGTACAAGCTTCCCTTGCCCGACAGATGCAAGTCCAAAGCCAGAGATCTAAAGCAGGGGAGATGATCAGTAAAGCACCCAAAGCACTAGAGGAGCGAGGCACAGGAGGCTCCAGTATCATGACCTTCCTAAAAACTGTAAGAGACCACACTAAAGATGCCTGTTTGTCTGAGACAATGAAAGAAATAAAGCACTAA
- the ido1 gene encoding indoleamine 2,3-dioxygenase 1 isoform X2, with protein sequence MEESLPCVSSMASAETLFEVPFSLNSYHVSEKLGFVLPDPLEELPPYYQPWMDIALRVPELVHSHELRSHINKMPLLSSKFLQRHRELRLAHLALGMMTMGYVWQEGENDTVDILPCSLAVPYWEVSQRLGLPPILTHADAVLANWKKKDPEGNLELLVTLPGGESVWGFFMVTLLVELAAVPALKNIPVVINGVRNGDAEMVALALERIAESIEEMNDALKLMHGDSDIVTECYTFCHQKSMLIIVFIPSVRGAFSLLWGHEDLPVWVLTWKDNPTMPHGLIYEGVQMEPMEFSGGSAAQSSLLHCFDELLGVKHEENSGAFLTRMRNYMLPAHKQLIQDLSLQPSLRAFVQQQASNPLKEAFHLCVTKLLALRSYHINVVSRFITVQASLARQMQVQSQRSKAGEMISKAPKALEERGTGGSSIMTFLKTVRDHTKDACLSETMKEIKH encoded by the exons ATGGAGGAATCACTGCCGTGTGTTTCCTCGATGGCTTCTGCTGAGACACTCTTTGAGGTTCCATTCTCTCTCAACTCTTACCATGTGTCGGAAAAACTCGGCTTCGTCCTTCCCGACCCTCTG GAAGAACTTCCTCCTTACTACCAGCCATGGATGGATATTGCCCTGCGAGTCCCAGAGCTAGTGCATTCTCATGAGTTACGTTCCCACATTAACAAG ATGCCGTTGCTGAGCAGCAAGTTTCTGCAGAGACACAGAGAGTTACGGCTAGCTCACCTGGCCCTCGGTATGATGACCATGGGTTACGTCTGGCAGGAGGGAGAGAACGACACCGTTGAT ATCCTGCCATGTAGCCTGGCTGTTCCCTACTGGGAGGTCTCCCAGCGTTTAGGACTTCCTCCAATTCTTACCCATGCAGATGCAGTGCTGGCTAACTGGAAGAAGAAGGATCCAGAGGG GAACCTAGAGCTGCTGGTCACTCTACCAGGAGGGGAGAGTGTTTGGGGATTCTTCATGGTCACTCTGTTGGTGGAGTTGGCTGCAGTTCCTGCACTGAAG AACATTCCTGTTGTGATCAATGGTGTCAGGAATGGTGATGCAGAGATGGTTGCTTTAGCTCTGGAGCGTATCGCCGAGTCTATAGAGGAAATGAACGATGCTCTCAAACTGATGCATGGTGACTCAGACATAGTTACTGAATGTTATACATTTTGTCATCAGAAAAGTAtgttgattattgtttttatccCAAGTGTACGTGGAGCCTTCAGTCTTCTATGGGGTCATGAGGATCTACCTGTCTGGGTACTGAC GTGGAAAGACAACCCTACTATGCCTCATGGCCTGATTTATGAAGGAGTCCAGATGGAGCCGATGGAGTTCTCAGGCGGTAGCGCTGCACAGAGCAGTCTGCTGCACTGCTTCGATGAACTTCTGGGTGTCAAGCATGAAGAAAATAGTG GTGCTTTTCTAACTCGAATGAGGAACTACATGCTACCTGCTCACAAGCAGCTGATCCAGGACCTGTCTTTACAACCCTCCTTGAGGGCCTTCGTCCAGCAGCAGGCCAGCAATCCTCTGAAGGAGGCGTTTCATCTTTGTGTCACCAAGTTGCTGGCTTTGCGCAGTTACCACATCAATGTTGTCAGTCGCTTCATCACAGTACAAGCTTCCCTTGCCCGACAGATGCAAGTCCAAAGCCAGAGATCTAAAGCAGGGGAGATGATCAGTAAAGCACCCAAAGCACTAGAGGAGCGAGGCACAGGAGGCTCCAGTATCATGACCTTCCTAAAAACTGTAAGAGACCACACTAAAGATGCCTGTTTGTCTGAGACAATGAAAGAAATAAAGCACTAA